From Chryseobacterium gallinarum, one genomic window encodes:
- a CDS encoding aminotransferase class V-fold PLP-dependent enzyme: MFDIQEIRSQFSILDREVNGKPLVYLDNAATSQKPDSVLEVCHAYYTEINANVHRGIHTLSQLATEAMELSRRKIQKFINAEHDFEVIFTKGTTEGLNLIAYILTQKLQKDDEIIISYLEHHSNIVPWQMLCERTGAKLRVIPIDENGVLQLEYLDEFLSEKTKVVSVNQVSNALGIVNPVEEIIAKTRANTDAYIVIDGAQSAPHFNIDVQKLDCDFFVFSGHKMYAPMGTGILYGKKEILEALPPFHGGGEMIATCSFDGTTYAGLPFKYEAGTPNVGGNIALGAAVDFMNKVGHQNIQNHENALLEYAQRQLLEIEGLKVYGEKAKRTGVVSFNLEGVGISSDVGMILDKMGVAVRTGHHCTQPIMSFFNIAGTVRASFAVYNTFEEIDLLVEGVKKAQRMLS; this comes from the coding sequence ATGTTTGACATTCAGGAAATAAGAAGCCAGTTTTCTATATTGGACAGAGAAGTGAACGGTAAACCCCTGGTTTATCTGGATAATGCAGCTACCTCCCAGAAACCCGATTCGGTTTTAGAAGTCTGTCATGCATATTATACCGAGATTAATGCTAATGTGCATAGAGGAATTCATACCCTAAGCCAATTAGCCACAGAAGCAATGGAGCTTTCAAGGAGAAAGATTCAGAAGTTTATTAATGCAGAGCATGATTTTGAAGTGATTTTTACCAAAGGTACCACGGAAGGCCTTAATCTTATCGCTTATATTCTGACACAAAAATTACAAAAGGATGATGAGATCATTATATCATATCTGGAGCATCATTCCAATATCGTTCCATGGCAGATGCTTTGTGAAAGAACCGGTGCGAAGCTTCGTGTAATTCCTATTGATGAGAATGGGGTTCTTCAGCTGGAGTATCTTGATGAGTTTTTAAGTGAAAAAACAAAAGTGGTTTCGGTAAACCAGGTTTCCAATGCATTGGGAATTGTAAATCCTGTCGAGGAGATTATTGCCAAAACAAGAGCAAATACAGATGCTTATATTGTGATTGATGGTGCTCAATCTGCACCACATTTCAATATTGATGTTCAAAAACTGGACTGTGATTTCTTTGTTTTCTCCGGCCATAAAATGTATGCTCCGATGGGAACCGGTATATTGTACGGTAAGAAGGAAATACTTGAAGCGCTACCGCCATTCCATGGAGGAGGTGAGATGATTGCTACCTGCTCTTTTGACGGAACTACTTATGCAGGGCTTCCGTTTAAATATGAAGCCGGAACACCGAATGTAGGCGGGAATATTGCTTTGGGAGCCGCTGTTGACTTTATGAATAAAGTGGGTCATCAGAATATTCAAAACCATGAAAATGCTTTATTAGAATATGCTCAAAGACAGCTTTTGGAGATAGAAGGACTTAAAGTTTATGGTGAGAAAGCTAAGAGAACAGGTGTTGTTTCTTTTAATCTTGAAGGAGTAGGAATTTCCTCTGATGTAGGGATGATCCTTGATAAAATGGGAGTTGCAGTAAGAACAGGACATCATTGTACACAGCCTATCATGAGCTTTTTTAATATTGCAGGTACCGTAAGGGCAAGTTTTGCGGTTTATAATACCTTTGAGGAAATTGATCTTTTGGTGGAAGGAGTTAAGAAAGCACAGCGAATGTTGAGTTAG
- a CDS encoding ribose-phosphate pyrophosphokinase: MADQLSYLFCTRTSRDLAEKIAQHYGKELGKINFQEFSDGEFEPVLDESVRGGRVFLIGSTFPPADNLLELLLMIDAAKRASAKSITVVIPYFGLARQDRKDKPRAPIGAKLVANLLTAAGATRIMTMDLHADQIQGFFEIPVDHLYASTIFVDYIKSLNLEDLTIASPDMGGAKRAKNYAGHLGAEVVIAYKERKKANVVEEMFLIGDVTGKNVILIDDMIDTAGTLCKAADILIEKGAKTVRAMATHGVLSGKAYENIENSKILEVIVTDSIPVKNNLSSKIKVLSCAPLFADVMTMVHEHKSISSKFVI, from the coding sequence ATGGCCGATCAGTTAAGTTATCTATTTTGTACAAGAACCAGCAGGGACTTGGCAGAAAAAATTGCCCAGCATTATGGGAAAGAATTAGGGAAAATCAACTTTCAGGAGTTCAGTGACGGGGAATTTGAGCCTGTTTTGGATGAATCTGTAAGAGGGGGAAGAGTTTTCCTAATCGGATCTACGTTCCCTCCTGCGGACAATCTTTTGGAACTTCTTCTAATGATTGATGCAGCAAAAAGAGCTTCTGCAAAAAGCATTACTGTAGTAATTCCTTATTTCGGGCTTGCAAGGCAAGACAGAAAAGACAAACCAAGAGCACCAATCGGGGCTAAGCTGGTTGCTAATCTTCTGACTGCAGCAGGAGCAACAAGAATTATGACAATGGATCTCCATGCGGATCAGATTCAAGGATTCTTTGAAATCCCTGTAGACCACCTTTATGCTTCCACAATTTTTGTAGATTATATCAAATCTCTGAATCTTGAGGATCTTACGATTGCTTCTCCGGATATGGGAGGCGCAAAAAGAGCGAAAAACTATGCCGGTCACCTTGGGGCAGAAGTAGTAATTGCTTACAAAGAAAGAAAAAAGGCAAACGTTGTGGAAGAAATGTTCCTTATTGGAGATGTGACAGGTAAAAACGTTATCCTTATCGATGATATGATTGATACCGCAGGAACGCTTTGTAAAGCAGCAGATATCCTGATTGAAAAAGGAGCAAAGACTGTAAGAGCGATGGCGACTCACGGAGTGCTTTCAGGAAAGGCTTACGAGAATATTGAGAACTCAAAAATTCTGGAAGTTATTGTAACTGACTCAATTCCTGTTAAAAATAATTTGTCATCTAAAATAAAAGTGCTATCTTGCGCCCCATTATTTGCAGACGTTATGACCATGGTTCATGAGCATAAATCAATTAGCAGTAAGTTTGTTATCTGA
- a CDS encoding SGNH/GDSL hydrolase family protein: MKKIIISTIAVSALLFTVTSCNTDFDTDVKDIPVTKGDADFSKYISLGNSLTSGYRDNALYSSGQNESYPSMIATQMKLAGGGEFKQPLMPNDVGGFIGLPGFSGKLTLQVVGGALSPVPSAPAAALDILPNGGSYQNMGVPGAKSYHLVAPGYGSQAGLSTGTANPYFVRFASSATTSVLADAMAQKATFFSLWIGNNDVLSYATNGGTNSQTVGGVTTYTPATVQTGNTNVANYKSNDISDPAVVAGSIKAVLDGLKSVGTTKGVIANIPYVTSVPYFTTVPYNPLTPAALGANLATLNTNLYGPLKQALTAFGAGDRINLLSTTAPNPVLIKDVALQDLSVQLTAALTPSLGLPTATVFGQIFGQARQATSEDYILLSTSSVINSTAPGAPAPVNIYGISYPLQNQHVLTKTEAAYVKTATDAYNASIKSLADSYGLAFVDANKKMVELNSQSGIVFDGVRYTAKFVTGGAFSLDGVHLTGRGYGIVANEFIKSINAKYRSTLPLVEANKYSGVKFP; encoded by the coding sequence ATGAAAAAAATTATAATATCGACAATTGCAGTTTCTGCACTTCTTTTTACAGTAACAAGCTGTAATACGGATTTCGATACGGATGTGAAAGATATTCCGGTTACAAAAGGAGATGCGGACTTTTCAAAATATATTTCTTTAGGAAATTCACTTACTTCAGGGTATCGTGATAATGCCCTATACAGCAGCGGCCAGAATGAATCTTATCCAAGTATGATTGCCACGCAGATGAAACTTGCTGGAGGAGGAGAATTCAAACAGCCTCTGATGCCGAATGATGTGGGAGGATTTATCGGTCTTCCTGGTTTTTCTGGAAAATTGACGCTTCAGGTTGTTGGTGGGGCTTTATCTCCAGTACCAAGCGCTCCGGCAGCAGCATTGGATATTTTACCTAACGGAGGCTCTTATCAGAATATGGGGGTTCCGGGAGCAAAATCTTATCATTTGGTTGCCCCTGGGTATGGGAGCCAGGCTGGACTTTCAACGGGAACGGCTAATCCTTATTTTGTAAGATTTGCTTCTTCAGCAACAACCAGTGTTTTAGCTGATGCCATGGCTCAAAAAGCAACATTTTTCTCTCTGTGGATAGGAAATAATGATGTATTATCCTATGCAACTAACGGAGGAACCAATTCACAGACAGTAGGAGGTGTTACTACCTATACTCCTGCTACCGTTCAGACAGGAAATACTAATGTTGCGAATTATAAATCAAATGATATTTCTGATCCTGCTGTTGTGGCAGGTTCTATAAAAGCGGTTTTAGATGGTCTTAAAAGCGTAGGAACTACAAAAGGTGTGATTGCTAATATTCCTTATGTCACATCAGTTCCATATTTTACAACGGTGCCCTATAACCCTTTAACACCTGCGGCTTTAGGAGCTAATTTAGCAACTCTTAATACTAATTTATATGGACCTTTAAAACAAGCGCTTACTGCTTTTGGAGCCGGAGATAGAATTAATTTGCTTTCTACTACTGCTCCCAATCCGGTTCTGATTAAAGATGTTGCCCTGCAGGATTTATCAGTGCAATTAACAGCTGCTTTAACTCCGTCTCTAGGTTTACCGACAGCAACGGTTTTCGGGCAGATCTTCGGACAGGCAAGACAAGCAACGTCTGAGGATTATATCCTTCTTTCTACCAGTTCTGTGATTAACAGCACCGCGCCAGGTGCACCGGCTCCGGTAAATATTTATGGAATTTCTTATCCGTTACAAAACCAGCATGTATTAACAAAAACAGAGGCTGCTTATGTAAAAACGGCAACAGATGCCTACAATGCTTCTATAAAATCGCTTGCAGATTCCTACGGGTTAGCATTTGTGGATGCCAACAAGAAAATGGTTGAGCTGAACAGTCAGTCCGGAATTGTATTTGATGGTGTAAGGTATACCGCCAAATTCGTAACCGGCGGAGCCTTCTCTCTGGATGGCGTTCATTTGACGGGACGAGGCTATGGTATCGTTGCCAATGAATTTATTAAATCTATTAATGCGAAATATAGATCGACTTTACCTCTGGTAGAAGCGAACAAATATTCAGGAGTTAAATTCCCTTAA
- the hemE gene encoding uroporphyrinogen decarboxylase: protein MIKNDLYLKALRGETVERPPVWMMRQAGRYLPEFIALRDQYDFFTRCQTPELAAEITLQPIRRFPLDAAILFSDILVVPQAMGIDFKMKESVGPWLDTPIRTMEQVQNIETPDVNDTLGYVFDAIELTLQKLDNEIPLIGFAGSPWTILCYCVEGKGSKAFDIAKSFCFQQPEAAHLLLQKITDTTIAYLKRKVEKGVSAVQIFDSWGGMLSPTDYQEFSWQYINQIVEALSPLTHVVVFGKGCWFALEDMTMSKASALGVDWTIKPEFARTLTNHTMTLQGNFDPARLHSTPETIRKMVTEMINRFGKDRYIANLGHGILPNVPVENAEAFIRAVVDWKPNL from the coding sequence ATGATTAAAAACGACCTATATTTAAAAGCGCTTCGCGGAGAAACCGTTGAACGACCTCCTGTCTGGATGATGAGGCAGGCGGGAAGATATCTGCCGGAATTCATTGCCCTGAGAGATCAGTACGATTTCTTTACAAGATGTCAGACCCCTGAACTTGCTGCTGAAATCACATTACAGCCTATCCGTAGATTTCCTTTGGATGCTGCGATTCTGTTTTCTGATATCCTGGTAGTACCCCAGGCAATGGGAATTGATTTCAAAATGAAAGAATCTGTTGGTCCATGGCTGGATACTCCGATCAGGACAATGGAACAGGTTCAGAATATTGAAACTCCGGATGTGAATGATACTTTAGGATATGTTTTTGATGCTATTGAGCTTACATTACAGAAATTAGACAATGAAATTCCGCTGATCGGTTTTGCCGGTTCACCATGGACAATTCTTTGTTATTGCGTGGAAGGAAAAGGAAGCAAAGCTTTTGATATTGCCAAGTCTTTCTGTTTCCAGCAACCTGAAGCAGCTCATCTGTTACTTCAGAAGATCACTGATACTACAATCGCCTATTTAAAAAGAAAAGTAGAAAAAGGGGTATCTGCCGTTCAGATTTTTGATTCCTGGGGTGGGATGCTTTCTCCAACAGATTACCAGGAGTTCTCGTGGCAGTACATCAACCAGATTGTTGAAGCGCTAAGCCCTCTAACCCATGTAGTAGTATTCGGGAAAGGATGTTGGTTTGCACTTGAGGATATGACCATGTCCAAAGCTTCTGCACTTGGCGTTGACTGGACTATTAAACCGGAATTCGCAAGAACATTGACTAATCATACAATGACACTGCAGGGAAATTTTGATCCTGCAAGACTTCATTCTACTCCTGAAACTATCAGGAAAATGGTAACCGAAATGATTAACCGGTTCGGAAAAGACAGGTATATTGCCAACCTGGGACATGGAATCCTGCCTAATGTTCCTGTAGAAAATGCGGAGGCATTCATCAGAGCGGTTGTTGACTGGAAACCTAATCTGTAA
- a CDS encoding uroporphyrinogen-III synthase — MRILFTKNIDPVIISKALGEDITADCVEVIKTTPIIIPPFDLKNYSLIFTSVNGVAAFFKNRFRPNEDFTAKNYNKIYCVGDKTKKALRKNGFGTFKVLKNADVLSQFIIGHCQHEQFLHFCGNLAINVLDKDLPLQNIKYKKVTIYNTEEINPLITEKYHAAVFFSPSGVRSFAKRNSLENMKLFSIGETTSGELRNYTKGKIFTSEDNNLTSIFELIRKEAWSND, encoded by the coding sequence ATGAGAATCTTATTTACCAAAAATATAGACCCGGTAATAATATCCAAAGCCCTAGGAGAGGATATTACGGCTGACTGTGTTGAGGTAATTAAGACAACACCTATAATAATCCCCCCGTTTGACCTGAAAAATTATTCATTAATTTTTACCAGTGTCAACGGAGTGGCAGCTTTCTTCAAAAACCGCTTCCGCCCAAACGAAGATTTTACGGCTAAAAACTACAATAAAATTTATTGTGTAGGAGATAAAACAAAGAAGGCATTGAGAAAAAACGGGTTTGGAACATTTAAAGTCCTGAAAAATGCAGATGTTCTCTCTCAGTTTATCATCGGGCATTGCCAGCATGAACAGTTTCTCCACTTCTGTGGCAACCTTGCCATCAATGTCCTGGATAAAGATCTGCCGTTACAGAATATCAAATACAAAAAAGTCACCATATATAATACGGAGGAAATCAATCCTTTAATAACTGAAAAATATCATGCTGCAGTATTTTTTAGTCCGAGTGGAGTTCGTAGTTTTGCAAAGCGGAATTCTTTGGAAAATATGAAGCTTTTTTCCATTGGAGAAACCACATCCGGAGAATTAAGAAATTATACGAAAGGAAAGATCTTTACTTCGGAGGACAACAACCTGACTTCTATCTTTGAGCTGATAAGAAAAGAAGCCTGGAGTAATGATTAA
- the hemC gene encoding hydroxymethylbilane synthase: MKSIRIGTRNSALALWQAREVARHLQNNNYLTEIVPIVSSGDKNLNQPLYSLGITGVFTRDLDVALLNDEIDIAVHSLKDVPTQLPQNIELIAYLERDYPQDILIRKESSRNKEFHELKLATSSLRRRAFWLRHYPTTEFSDIRGNIQTRLQKLEDGDFDATILSLAGIKRMKMETDYEMLPLMIPAPSQGVIAVAGHSGKPEIIEILKQINHKPTQICVEIERNFLSTLEGGCTAPIGAFAEIIGPQIRFIAALCSLDGKNCIAIDENFEYNSEENFGEKFAKVVLENGGKELMAEIKSQI, translated from the coding sequence ATGAAAAGCATTAGAATCGGAACAAGAAATTCCGCACTTGCACTTTGGCAGGCAAGAGAGGTTGCGAGGCACCTTCAGAACAACAATTATTTAACGGAAATCGTCCCAATCGTTTCTTCGGGTGATAAAAATCTTAATCAGCCGCTATATTCTTTAGGAATTACCGGAGTCTTCACAAGAGACCTCGATGTTGCCTTATTGAATGACGAAATCGATATTGCTGTACACTCTCTAAAGGATGTTCCCACCCAGTTACCTCAAAATATTGAGTTGATTGCCTATTTGGAAAGAGATTATCCACAGGATATTTTAATCAGAAAAGAATCTTCAAGAAATAAAGAATTCCACGAACTGAAGCTTGCTACAAGCAGCCTGAGAAGAAGAGCGTTCTGGCTAAGACATTACCCTACTACTGAATTTTCTGATATCCGCGGAAATATCCAGACCCGTCTTCAAAAACTCGAGGATGGAGATTTTGATGCTACAATCCTGTCATTGGCAGGGATCAAAAGAATGAAAATGGAAACCGATTATGAAATGCTTCCATTAATGATTCCGGCTCCTTCACAGGGAGTAATTGCCGTTGCCGGACACTCCGGAAAACCTGAGATTATCGAAATACTAAAACAGATCAATCACAAGCCTACCCAGATCTGCGTAGAGATTGAAAGAAACTTCCTGAGCACATTGGAAGGAGGCTGTACTGCCCCTATCGGAGCCTTTGCAGAAATCATCGGACCTCAGATCCGTTTTATTGCGGCGCTCTGTTCCCTGGATGGTAAAAACTGTATTGCAATCGATGAAAACTTCGAGTACAATTCTGAAGAAAATTTTGGAGAAAAGTTTGCAAAAGTTGTTCTGGAAAACGGAGGTAAAGAATTAATGGCAGAAATTAAAAGCCAGATCTAA
- a CDS encoding 50S ribosomal protein L25/general stress protein Ctc, with protein MKSITIQGTKRESVGKKSTKALRDAELVPCVVYGGEAPLNFSAEEKAFKGLVYTPEAHTVSIEVDGKTIPAVLQDIQFHPITDRILHADFYQLADDKPVIMEVPVRVTGRSKGVVAGGVLRQSFRKLRVKAIPANLPDEIVVDVTPLRIGNKLYIGDIKTEGYSFMHPDNAVVVAVKMSRNAMKGGAAAMDDEDEEETAAEGAAPAAEETAAE; from the coding sequence ATGAAATCTATTACAATTCAAGGTACAAAAAGAGAAAGCGTGGGCAAAAAGTCTACAAAAGCTTTACGTGATGCTGAATTAGTTCCTTGTGTTGTTTATGGAGGTGAAGCCCCTTTGAACTTCTCTGCTGAAGAGAAAGCTTTCAAAGGATTAGTATACACTCCTGAAGCACACACGGTATCTATTGAGGTTGACGGAAAAACAATTCCAGCTGTTCTTCAGGATATTCAGTTTCACCCAATCACTGACAGAATTCTTCACGCTGACTTCTATCAACTGGCTGATGATAAGCCTGTTATCATGGAAGTTCCGGTAAGAGTTACAGGACGTTCAAAAGGTGTTGTAGCTGGTGGTGTTTTACGTCAGTCTTTCAGAAAATTGAGAGTAAAAGCTATTCCTGCTAACTTGCCAGATGAAATCGTTGTAGATGTTACTCCATTAAGAATTGGTAACAAACTTTACATCGGTGATATCAAAACTGAAGGATATTCTTTCATGCACCCGGACAATGCAGTAGTAGTTGCTGTTAAGATGTCTAGAAATGCAATGAAAGGAGGTGCAGCAGCAATGGATGATGAAGATGAAGAAGAAACTGCAGCAGAAGGAGCAGCTCCGGCAGCAGAAGAAACTGCAGCAGAATAA